Proteins co-encoded in one Pararge aegeria chromosome 19, ilParAegt1.1, whole genome shotgun sequence genomic window:
- the LOC120631964 gene encoding ubiquitin-conjugating enzyme E2 J1-like has protein sequence MAEKYNTKCPGVKRLMREALELAEATDEYCARPLEDNLFEWHFTIRGPRGTEFEDGIYHGRILLPKEYPMHPPHIILLTPNGRFEINKKICLSISGHHPETWQPSWSIRTALLALIAFMPTPAEGTIGSLDYTPVERKSLAIKSANWVCPQCGNIEVLLSSTAAKPPTDEEQTVVNQIAFKGEEEQASKPPAESASEPQNTQFTPQVLESSDSTTSFLDQLTEILVALLVGAIGIFVYRRWDAFAASETTDL, from the coding sequence ATGGCAGAAAAGTATAACACAAAATGTCCTGGTGTAAAACGCCTTATGAGAGAGGCGTTGGAATTAGCAGAAgccactgatgaatattgtgcAAGACCCCTTGAAGACAATTTATTTGAGTGGCACTTCACCATACGTGGCCCAAGGGGAACCGAATTCGAGGATGGTATATACCACGGCAGGATATTGTTGCCGAAAGAGTATCCAATGCATCCTCCTCATATTATACTATTGACTCCAAACGGCAGGTTtgaaattaataagaaaatttgTTTATCTATTTCTGGTCACCACCCGGAGACCTGGCAGCCCTCCTGGTCGATAAGAACTGCTCTGTTGGCACTGATTGCATTTATGCCAACTCCTGCTGAAGGAACTATTGGATCACTAGATTACACACCAGTGGAAAGGAAATCACTTGCGATAAAATCTGCTAATTGGGTATGCCCACAGTGTGGCAATATTGAAGTTCTTCTGTCTTCAACTGCAGCTAAACCACCAACTGATGAGGAGCAGACTGTTGTCAATCAAATAGCATTTAAAGGTGAGGAGGAGCAAGCATCTAAACCACCAGCAGAATCTGCCTCTGAACCCCAAAACACACAGTTCACACCACAGGTCTTGGAGTCATCTGATTCCACCACTAGTTTCTTGGACCAGTTAACAGAAATTCTTGTGGCACTGTTAGTAGGTGCAATAGGAATTTTTGTTTACAGGCGTTGGGATGCTTTTGCTGCCTCTGAAACTACTGATTTGtag
- the LOC120632348 gene encoding splicing factor 3B subunit 2-like, which yields MDGPPGTSSANSGPLGPPPGMPSFPPIPPPPMGTGGMPPPPVGPPGAMPPVTSPAPPPNMPPPNMGPPPGMMGMGPPGMGPPPPPGMGPPPGMGMGPMGPPGMPPRMPPSMMRGGPNMKGNFNPAMDLGPPGMGPPPNMGPPGMGPPGMGPPGMGPGMGPWEGQGPPPGPPGWVRQGRGDGPPGWDDQGDEQDDDDRENDDSDAPQGLLPSLLTMKIDTPEEFRNKVQAIPAPIGVVLPKALEEALAYKDQRQAALGNENEKANKQPLAPPAPVISTEYDAEEEGDSDDDNMPEAPMPPVISKQETLANKANKNKRKKKKKKVAKQKRKEAKQQDTDKTKSQKSKSSDKENEKEVEIEYVQESIHFHEMEPMYRQFHRILESFKITEKKDELKDELGKDAPKPSQKPLEKVTDQFAADEEAVEKHAADEKERLSKRKLKKLSRLSVAELKQLVARPDVVEMYDVTARDPKLLVQLKAHRNTVQVPRHWCYKRKYLQGKRGIEKPPFDLPDFIKKTGIMEMRASLQDKEETKTLKAKMRERSRPKLGKIDIDYQKLHDAFFKWQTKPRMTIHGDLYYEGKEFETRLREKKPGDLSEELRTALGMPVGPGSHKVPPPWLIAQQRYGPPPSYPNLKIPGLNAPIPDACAFGYHAGGWGKPPVDEAGKPLYGDVFGHQSQGQDDAEDQDIDRTMWGELESESEEESEEEESDEGEGENQGENDVAAGVATPGEGLVTPLGISSVPPGVETPDTIELRKKKLDSDIEGGDTPALYQVLPERRVGLTSGMMASTHVYDINAANPGKRAVSAPGVSSDAASGGVEVALDPSELELEPEAVAARYERHLRETRPKGREDLSDMLADHVARQKNKRKRQQNTDSKQAKKYKEFKF from the exons ATGGACGGGCCACCCGGCACTAGTTCTGCCAACAGTGGGCCGCTGGGTCCACCGCCGGGAATGCCAAGCTTTCCTCCAATACCACCGCCACCTATGGGGACCGGAGGGATGCCTCCACCACCTGTGGGACCACCTGGAGCTATGCCCCCAGTTACTTCGCCTGCTCCACCTCCAAATATGCCCCCGCCAAATATGGGTCCACCGCCTGGTATGATGGGCATGGGACCACCGGGTATGGGTCCCCCACCTCCGCCTGGGATGGGTCCTCCTCCGGGTATGGGGATGGGGCCAATGGGACCACCAGGCATGCCGCCACGAATGCCGCCTAGTATGATGCGTGGAGGGCCAAACATGAAGGGTAATTTTAATCCAGCAATGGACTTAGGCCCGCCTGGAATGGGACCGCCACCTAACATGGGTCCACCAGGCATGGGTCCACCAGGCATGGGTCCACCAGGCATGGGACCTGGGATGGGTCCATGGGAAGGACAAGGGCCACCTCCTGGGCCGCCAGGATGGGTACGGCAGGGTAGAGGAGACGGCCCTCCAGGTTGGGATGACCAGGGCGATGagcaagatgatgatgatagagaaAATGATGACTCTGATGCACCCCAAGGATTATTGCCATCCTTGTTAACTATGAAGATTGATACACCAGAAGAGTTTAGGAACAAAGTACAGGCTATCCCTGCTCCAATTGGTGTTGTGCTGCCAAAAGCTCTAGAAGAAGCGCTAGCATATAAGGATCAAAGACAGGCTGCACTgggaaatgaaaatgaaaaag CAAACAAACAACCGCTAGCTCCACCCGCTCCTGTAATAAGCACTGAGTATGACGCAGAAGAGGAGGGCGACTCTGACGACGATAACATGCCTGAAGCACCAATGCCACCTGTTATTTCCAAACAAGAG ACTCTCGCCAACAAAGCAAATAAGAACAAAcgcaagaaaaaaaagaagaaggtGGCTAAACAGAAGCGTAAAGAGGCCAAACAACAAGACACAGACAAAACTAAGAGTCAGAAATCCAAATCAAGTGATAAGGAGAATGAAAAAGAAGTTGAAATTGa ATATGTGCAAGAAAGTATCCATTTCCACGAGATGGAGCCAATGTACCGCCAGTTCCATCGTATTCTTGAATCGTTCAAGATTACAGAGAAGAAGGACGAATTGAAAGACGAGCTTGGCAAGGATGCTCCTAAACCAAGTCAGAAGCCACTCGAAAAGGTTACAGATCAGTTCGCGGCTGATGAAGAAGCAGTTGAG AAACACGCAGCGGACGAGAAGGAGCGTCTATCGAAACGCAAGCTCAAAAAGCTGTCGCGACTGTCCGTGGCAGAACTGAAGCAGCTAGTTGCGCGCCCCGACGTGGTGGAGATGTACGACGTGACCGCGCGCGACCCCAAGCTCCTCGTCCAGCTGAAAGCGCACCGCAACACCGTGCAAGTGCCGCGGCACTGGTGCTACAAGCGGAAG TATTTGCAAGGCAAGCGTGGTATAGAGAAACCGCCGTTCGACCTTCCGGACTTCATCAAGAAGACTGGCATCATGGAGATGAGGGCTTCGCTACAAGACAAGGAAGAAACCAAAACGCTCAAAGCTAAGATGCGAGAACGATCACGGCCCAAACTCGGGAAGATTGATATCGACTACCAAAAATTGCACGATGCTTTCTTCAA ATGGCAGACAAAGCCCCGCATGACAATCCACGGCGATCTGTATTACGAGGGCAAGGAGTTTGAGACCCGGTTGCGTGAGAAGAAGCCGGGCGATCTATCCGAAGAGCTGCGAACTGCACTCGGTATGCCAGTTGGACCCGGATCACATAAG GTTCCCCCACCATGGCTGATCGCGCAGCAACGCTACGGGCCGCCGCCGTCGTATCCCAACCTGAAGATTCCCGGTCTCAACGCACCCATTCCAGACGCCTGTGCCTTTGGCTACCACGCCGGCGGCTGGGGCAAGCCGCCCGTCGACGAGGCCGGGAAACCACTCTACGGCGACGTGTTCGGACACCAGAGCCAAGGGCAGGAT GATGCCGAAGACCAAGACATCGACAGGACAATGTGGGGCGAATTAGAATCTGAATCTGAAGAGGAATCCGAGGAAG AGGAATCCGACGAAGGCGAGGGTGAAAACCAAGGAGAGAACGATGTGGCAGCTGGAGTGGCGACACCTGGTGAGGGTCTCGTCACACCACTCGGCATCAGCTCAGTGCCGCCAGGCGTCGAGACGCCGGACACTATAGAACTGAGGAAGAAAAAGCTGGACTCCGATATCGAAGG cGGCGACACCCCCGCGTTGTACCAAGTTCTGCCCGAGAGGCGCGTGGGGTTGACGTCCGGTATGATGGCTTCAACTCACGTCTACGATATCAACGCGGCTAACCCTG GTAAGAGAGCTGTGAGCGCACCAGGGGTTAGTTCTGATGCCGCGTCAGGAGGCGTGGAAGTAGCGCTCGATCCATCAGAGTTAGAACTGGAGCCTGAGGCTGTAGCGGCGAGATACGAGAGACATTTGAGAGAGACCAGGCCCAAAGGAAGAGAGGACCTGTCAGACATGCTTGCTGACCACGTCGCTAGGCAAAAG aacaaACGGAAACGACAGCAAAATACGGATTCGAAGCAagcaaagaaatacaaagaattcaaattctaa
- the LOC120631963 gene encoding eukaryotic initiation factor 4A-III: MTASEVSYNNRKIISEDLSNVEFDTSEDVEVIPTFDSMGLRDELLRGIYTYGFEKPSAIQQRSIQPIVKGRDVIAQAQSGTGKTATFSISILQSLDTTLRETQVLILSPTRELATQIQKVILALGDFMNVQCHACIGGTNLGEDIRKLDYGQHVVSGTPGRVFDMIRRRVLRTRSIKMLVLDEADEMLNKGFKEQIYDVYRYLPPATQVVLISATLPHEILEMTSKFMTDPIRILVKRDELTLEGIKQFFVAVEREEWKFDTLCDLYDTLTITQAVIFCNTKRKVDWLTQKMQEANFTVSSMHGDMPQKERDNIMKEFRSGQSRVLITTDVWARGIDVQQVSLVINYDLPNNRELYIHRIGRSGRFGRKGVAINFVKSDDIRILRDIEQYYSTQIDEMPMNVADLI; the protein is encoded by the exons ATGACTGCGTCGGAAGTATCATATAATAATCGAAAAATAATATCAGAAGATTTGTCGAACGTTGAATTCGACACTAGCGAGGATGTTGAAGTTATCCCAACTTTTGATTCCATGGGCCTCCGCGATGAGTTGTTGCGAGGAATTTATACTTACG gtTTTGAAAAACCATCAGCTATCCAGCAAAGGAGTATCCAACCAATAGTTAAAGGTCGGGATGTGATAGCTCAAGCACAATCGGGTACTGGTAAAACAGCCACCTTTTCAATATCAATTTTGCAATCGCTTGACACAACTCTTCGTGAAACTCAAGTATTAATACTTTCACCAACCCGAGAATTGGCTACACAGATTCAGAAAGTCATTCTTGCATTAGGGGACTTTATGAATGTACAGTGTCATGCCTGTATTGGTGGCACAAACCTTGGAGAGGACATAAGGAAATTGGACTATGGTCAGCATGTTGTGTCAGGGACCCCTGGCCGTGTTTTTG acaTGATAAGGAGGCGTGTGCTTCGTACCCGATCTATAAAAATGTTGGTTCTTGATGAGGCAGATGAGATGTTGAACAAGGGTTTCAAAGAGCAGATCTATGATGTCTACAGATACTTGCCACCAGCTACCCAAGTGGTTCTTATTTCTGCTACATTGCCCCATGAGATACTTGAAATGACATCAAAGTTTATGACTGATCCAATCAGGATTCTGGTAAAAcg TGATGAGTTGACACTGGAAGGCATCAAGCAGTTCTTTGTTGCTGTGGAGCGTGAAGAATGGAAATTTGACACTCTCTGCGACTTGTACGACACTCTGACAATCACCCAAGCAGTGATCTTCTGCAACACTAAGAGAAAGGTAGACTGGCTAACTCAGAAGATGCAGGAGGCCAACTTCACAGTTAGCTCCATGCATGGAGATATGCCCCAGAAGGAAAGAGACAACATCATGAAAGAGTTCAGATCAGGACAAAG tCGAGTGCTGATCACAACAGATGTATGGGCCAGAGGAATTGACGTACAGCAAGTGTCCCTTGTAATCAACTATGACTTGCCCAACAATCGTGAATTGTATATTCACAGAATTGGTCGCTCAGGTCGTTTTGGACGTAAGGGTGTTGCCATAAACTTTGTCAAATCTGATGACATCAGGATTCTCAGGGACATTGAACAGTACTACTCAACTCAAATTGACGAAATGCCTATGAATGTtgcagatttaatttag
- the LOC120631938 gene encoding uncharacterized protein LOC120631938, with translation MHIQEGTNTTLTTCTKMTEEVDRRHGVNGNSSSKGANEDPPVQSAAQAATGGRLKFFKDGKFILELVRGCAREGERSGWVSVPRKTFWPPAAAPPTPPHAAPPCASLSLSDDNSSLHSSPCTSHRDHAWKQPTPRRDLSRALAFYYCRPASLGAALVRRAARHKRRRPFDAAPASASPDAPPERRNGDAAAGEDAVDGPADDDRWADCDREKYYHMKLKKPYQYHKLRVYKKTKSPFRPKELTRTIDRLREKIASLPVLVNAKLASCRQEHAMVSPRKRILREMERVSLEDQATKRRAKTVPALSTGPCAQPPAPGPSRARTPNGTAPAPRKDAPKHVSSYSIHSLLSMPDDARAEPEPKRSPHAYAPLKTESPGSVTSPDLSPSPDHYRYRHSALALGSPRDSPTPPQPGAPAFRAYAAPASPYAARAWPAPPPAYRRDDYAQYVYGYGYAPHVYRAPAPPLWMHYALAPGAPPGPWAPLPHPLLTDHIPKDEPTSDLPLNLSKH, from the exons ATGCATATACAGGAAGGAACGAACACAACTCTGACAACATGTACCAAAATGACAGAAGAAGTAGACAGAAGACATGGTGTGAATGGTAACAGCAGCAGTAAGGGTGCCAACGAGGATCCTCCAGTGCAAAGCGCCGCGCAGGCTGCCACGGGTGGAAGGCTCAAGTTTTTCAAAG ATGGAAAGTTTATATTGGAGCTGGTACGGGGCTGCGCGCGCGAGGGCGAGCGCTCCGGCTGGGTGTCGGTGCCGCGCAAGACGTTCTGGCCGCCCGCCGCCGCGCCACCCACTCCGCCGCACGCCGCGCCGCCCTGCGCCTCGCTGTCGCTCTCCGACGACAACTCGTCGCTGCACTCGTCGCCCTGCACCTCGCACCGTGACCACGCCTGGAAGCAGCCCACGCCGCGCCGCGACTTGTCGCGCGCGCTGGCCTTCTACTACTGCCGCCCCGCCTCGCTGGGCGCCGCGCTCGtgcgccgcgccgcgcgccaCAAGCGTCGCCGCCCCTTCGATGCCGCGCCTGCGTCCGCGTCGCCCGACGCGCCGCCCGAGCGCCGCAACGGCGACGCGGCGGCCGGCGAGGACGCGGTGGACGGCCCGGCGGACGACGACCGCTGGGCGGACTGCGACCGCGAAAAGTACTATCACATGAAACTCAAAAAACCATATCAGTATCATAAGTTAAGGGTGTACAAGAAAACGAAGTCGCCGTTTAGGCCGAAGGAGCTGACGCGGACGATAGACCGGCTGCGCGAGAAGATCGCGTCGCTGCCGGTGCTCGTGAACGCTAAACTGGCCAGCTGCCGGCAGGAGCACGCCATGGTGTCGCCGCGCAAGCGCATCCTGCGCGAGATGGAGCGCGTCAGCCTCGAGGACCAGGCCACGAAGCGGCGCGCCAAGACCGTGCCCGCGCTCAGCACGGGCCCGTGCGCGCAGCCGCCCGCGCCCGGGCCCAGCCGCGCGCGCACGCCCAACGGCACGGCGCCCGCGCCGCGCAAGGACGCGCCCAAGCACGTGAGCAGCTACAGCATCCACTCGCTGCTCAGCATGCCCGACGACGCGCGCGCCGAGCCCGAGCCCAAGCGCTCGCCGCACGCCTACGCGCCGCTCAAGACGGAGTCGCCGGGCAGCGTGACGTCGCCCGACCTCAGCCCCAGCCCCGACCACTACCGCTACCGGCACTCGGCGCTGGCGCTGGGCTCGCCGCGCGACTCGCCCACGCCGCCGCAGCCCGGCGCGCCCGCCTTTCGCGCGTACGCGGCGCCCGCGTCGCCCTACGCCGCTCGCGCCTggcccgcgccgccgcccgcgTACCGGCGCGACGACTACGCGCAGTACGTGTACGGCTACGGCTACGCGCCGCACGTGTACCGCGCCCCCGCGCCGCCGCTGTGGATGCACTACGCGCTGGCGCCCGGCGCGCCGCCCGGGCCCTGGGCGCCGCTGCCGCACCCGCTGCTCACGGACCACATCCCGAAGGACGAGCCCACTTCAG ATTTGCCATTGAACTTATCGAAACACTGA